Proteins encoded by one window of Rhodobacteraceae bacterium IMCC1335:
- the murF gene encoding UDP-N-acetylmuramoyl-tripeptide--D-alanyl-D-alanine ligase: MSLWSAQEAALATGGETAGDWQAEGVSIDTRTLQAGDLFVALADQRDGHDFVADALQKGASAALVSRRPADVLSDENLLYVQNVQAALEGLARAARQRSAAQVIAITGSAGKTSTKEMLRVMLQAQGKTHASYASYNNHWGVPLTLASLPRDAAFAVVEIGMSNPGEIAPLARLVRPDAALITTVAPAHLAAFENLEGIAREKAAIVQGLTAQGYAVLNAEAPCISVMEQAVAAKGCQSLWFGTGAAQARMTQLSVKDGLMQVMASIGDLSLKFELHTVGRHFAMNALGALALLSKLNADVEKAARVLAQWQPAEGRGMRHQLHASFGAVELIDDAYNANPVSMQAALDVLAQATSSRRVAFLGDMKELGADERAHHSALAQLPAIRNIDLIHTAGPLMAALHHSLPVEKRGQHFANAKEMAACVEDFLQADDCILVKASLSSGLRQVVDAIKIISQSDPDCAARPVERKR; the protein is encoded by the coding sequence ATGAGCTTGTGGAGCGCGCAAGAAGCAGCCTTGGCCACGGGCGGAGAGACTGCTGGAGACTGGCAGGCAGAGGGCGTTTCGATTGACACCCGCACCCTTCAGGCGGGGGATTTGTTTGTGGCGCTTGCGGATCAGCGCGACGGTCATGATTTTGTTGCTGATGCGCTGCAAAAAGGCGCTTCAGCAGCGCTGGTCTCGCGTCGACCTGCAGATGTTTTGAGCGATGAAAACCTGCTTTATGTTCAGAATGTTCAAGCAGCACTTGAAGGCTTGGCACGCGCGGCGCGCCAACGCAGTGCGGCGCAGGTGATCGCGATCACTGGATCAGCAGGAAAAACATCTACCAAAGAAATGCTGCGCGTAATGCTGCAAGCTCAAGGCAAAACCCATGCCTCTTACGCCAGCTACAATAATCATTGGGGCGTGCCCTTAACTTTGGCCAGCTTGCCGCGCGACGCGGCTTTCGCAGTGGTTGAAATTGGCATGAGCAATCCAGGTGAAATTGCGCCTTTGGCGCGCTTGGTGCGCCCGGATGCCGCTTTAATCACTACGGTGGCGCCGGCGCATTTGGCAGCCTTTGAAAACCTTGAGGGTATCGCGCGTGAGAAAGCCGCGATCGTGCAGGGCCTTACTGCGCAAGGTTATGCGGTTTTAAATGCCGAAGCGCCCTGCATATCGGTGATGGAACAGGCGGTCGCAGCGAAAGGATGCCAGAGCCTCTGGTTTGGAACCGGCGCGGCGCAGGCCAGGATGACGCAACTGAGCGTAAAAGATGGCCTGATGCAGGTGATGGCCAGCATTGGTGATTTATCCCTAAAGTTCGAACTGCATACAGTGGGGCGGCATTTTGCCATGAATGCGCTGGGTGCGTTGGCGCTCTTGTCTAAACTGAACGCGGATGTTGAAAAAGCAGCGCGAGTGCTGGCGCAGTGGCAGCCTGCAGAAGGCCGGGGGATGCGCCACCAGTTGCACGCGTCCTTTGGCGCGGTTGAATTGATCGATGATGCCTATAATGCAAACCCTGTCTCGATGCAGGCGGCTCTGGATGTTTTGGCGCAAGCTACGTCATCGCGCAGGGTGGCTTTTTTGGGTGATATGAAAGAATTGGGCGCGGATGAGCGGGCGCATCACAGCGCCTTGGCGCAGCTGCCCGCCATAAGAAATATTGACCTCATCCATACGGCAGGCCCGTTGATGGCAGCCTTGCATCACAGCTTGCCGGTGGAAAAGCGCGGGCAGCATTTTGCCAATGCGAAAGAGATGGCGGCCTGTGTTGAAGATTTTCTACAGGCAGATGATTGCATTTTGGTAAAGGCCTCTTTGAGCAGCGGTTTGCGGCAAGTGGTTGACGCGATCAAAATAATCAGCCAATCCGATCCGGATTGCGCGGCGCGCCCGGTGGAAAGGAAACGTTAA
- a CDS encoding UDP-N-acetylmuramoyl-L-alanyl-D-glutamate--2,6-diaminopimelate ligase, with product MSSDYEGAALKSLAELGLTALRPFSKSLSGLFIDSRLVQEGGLFIALPGTQSHGAEFAAQAVENGAAAVLTDQEGHTLMRQSLPEISVALVVVEDPAAALASAAALWFEVQPKKIVAVTGTNGKTSVTHFCRQIWTELEYQAINLGTNGVQGAFTAPLSYTTPDALLLQSLLAKAALAGVTHAAIEASSHGLQQRRLDGVKLCAAGFTNFTQDHLDYHKDFEDYFRAKTGLFDRLLLQDQPAVLNIDDPKLAELAARLEQSNQAIITIGHRPEADICIDNLRFTATGQEMRFTYEDMPRLVNLPLRGKFQAENVLMAAALVIAAGAKPAAVFETLEHLTTVRGRMELAAQRENGALVFVDFAHTPDALEKAISALRPHVLGRLVAVIGAGGDRDPFKRPLMGAAAAGAADFVFVTDDNPRSEDPSEIRKMVISGMPEPAHVKEVGDRAEAILRAVDMLKPGDALLIAGKGHETGQVIGDDILPFDDVEQASLAVAALDGGLV from the coding sequence ATGTCTTCGGATTATGAGGGCGCTGCTTTGAAATCCCTGGCTGAGCTGGGTCTCACCGCTTTAAGGCCATTTTCAAAGTCTCTTTCGGGGCTGTTTATCGACAGCCGACTGGTGCAGGAGGGGGGGCTGTTCATCGCTTTGCCTGGTACACAAAGCCACGGGGCTGAATTTGCAGCGCAAGCGGTTGAGAATGGCGCAGCTGCGGTTCTGACCGACCAAGAGGGTCACACGCTTATGCGCCAGTCTTTGCCTGAAATATCGGTCGCGCTGGTGGTTGTTGAGGATCCGGCCGCCGCGCTTGCATCGGCCGCGGCCCTTTGGTTTGAGGTGCAGCCAAAAAAAATTGTTGCGGTGACTGGGACTAATGGGAAAACTTCGGTGACGCATTTTTGCCGACAAATTTGGACAGAGCTTGAGTATCAAGCAATCAATTTGGGCACCAATGGTGTGCAAGGGGCGTTTACGGCGCCTTTATCTTACACCACCCCAGATGCGCTTCTTTTGCAGTCGCTTTTGGCAAAAGCGGCTTTGGCCGGGGTAACGCATGCGGCAATCGAAGCCTCCAGCCATGGTTTGCAGCAGCGCCGGCTGGACGGGGTGAAACTTTGCGCCGCAGGCTTTACCAATTTCACGCAAGATCATTTGGATTATCACAAAGATTTTGAGGATTATTTTCGCGCCAAAACGGGCTTATTCGATAGATTGTTACTGCAAGATCAGCCCGCTGTTTTAAATATTGATGATCCTAAACTGGCTGAGCTGGCGGCGCGGCTTGAACAATCAAATCAGGCGATAATCACGATTGGGCACCGTCCCGAGGCTGATATCTGCATCGATAATTTGCGCTTTACCGCTACTGGGCAGGAGATGCGATTTACGTATGAGGATATGCCGCGGCTTGTTAACCTGCCGCTGCGTGGAAAATTTCAAGCTGAAAATGTTCTGATGGCCGCGGCCCTGGTGATTGCGGCCGGTGCAAAGCCCGCGGCGGTGTTTGAGACTTTAGAGCATCTCACGACCGTACGGGGCCGAATGGAATTGGCGGCGCAGCGTGAAAATGGGGCTTTGGTCTTTGTTGATTTTGCGCATACACCCGATGCGCTTGAAAAGGCTATTTCAGCTTTACGGCCGCATGTTTTGGGGCGTTTGGTGGCGGTGATCGGGGCCGGCGGGGATCGTGATCCCTTCAAACGCCCATTGATGGGGGCTGCAGCTGCGGGCGCGGCTGATTTTGTGTTTGTGACCGATGATAATCCGCGCAGCGAAGATCCAAGCGAAATTCGCAAAATGGTGATCAGCGGTATGCCAGAGCCCGCGCATGTAAAAGAGGTGGGGGATCGTGCCGAAGCTATTTTGCGCGCGGTTGATATGCTGAAGCCAGGTGATGCGCTATTGATTGCTGGCAAAGGGCATGAAACCGGTCAGGTGATCGGTGATGATATTTTGCCTTTTGATGATGTTGAGCAGGCCAGTTTGGCCGTGGCTGCGCTGGATGGAGGGCTTGTATGA
- a CDS encoding cell division protein FtsL, with protein MRSFLYITTASAVIALAYWAYTENIKTQAAITHTEQLQVEIGKQRARLAILKAEWAYQNRPGRLQDLANLNFDRLQLLPLRADHFGLVEHVSYPLLPSFDLLLVDPVDVAERSVERD; from the coding sequence ATGCGCAGTTTTCTTTATATTACCACGGCAAGCGCTGTGATTGCATTGGCCTATTGGGCCTATACGGAAAACATAAAAACGCAAGCGGCCATAACCCATACCGAGCAGTTGCAGGTTGAAATCGGCAAGCAGCGGGCCCGCTTGGCCATTTTAAAAGCCGAATGGGCCTATCAAAACCGGCCCGGACGGTTGCAAGATTTGGCCAATCTGAACTTTGATCGTTTGCAATTACTGCCTTTGCGTGCGGATCATTTTGGCCTTGTTGAGCATGTTTCCTATCCGCTTTTGCCCAGCTTTGATTTATTGCTGGTTGATCCCGTTGATGTGGCAGAAAGGTCGGTGGAACGTGACTGA
- the rsmH gene encoding 16S rRNA (cytosine(1402)-N(4))-methyltransferase RsmH yields MAIAQSDKPHIPVLIEQILSQIAPVSGRWLDGTFGAGGYTRALLEAGAEKVFAVDRDPAVFDMPRAWPAALQTRLEFIPGLFSKLDDYAQELDGIVLDLGVSSMQLDQAERGFSFMRDGPLDMRMSQSGPSAADLVNGLPEADIANLLYLYGEERASRRIAKSIVQRRSDAVFETTMDLAQLIEKALPRSKPGQSHAATRSFQALRIAVNNEYGELFAGLLAGERALRAGGLFCVVSFHSIEDRMVKRFFQMRAGRAGSNNRYAPHTAPLPTQFELVSRKPILGTPEEIAQNPRARSAKLRIARRTASAAGGVVTPSDLGMPLMDLPL; encoded by the coding sequence GTGGCGATTGCACAGTCAGACAAGCCTCACATCCCGGTTCTGATCGAGCAAATCCTTTCGCAGATCGCTCCGGTTTCGGGCCGCTGGTTGGACGGTACTTTTGGCGCCGGCGGCTATACGCGTGCGCTGCTAGAGGCTGGGGCTGAAAAGGTTTTTGCGGTGGATCGTGATCCTGCTGTTTTTGATATGCCGCGGGCTTGGCCGGCGGCTTTGCAAACCCGTTTGGAGTTTATTCCGGGTTTGTTTTCGAAGCTTGATGACTATGCGCAAGAGCTGGATGGGATTGTTTTGGACCTAGGGGTCTCTTCCATGCAGCTTGATCAGGCGGAGCGGGGGTTTTCCTTCATGCGCGATGGCCCGCTGGATATGCGGATGAGCCAGTCGGGCCCCAGCGCGGCTGATTTGGTGAATGGGTTGCCCGAGGCCGATATTGCCAATCTGCTATATTTATACGGAGAAGAACGCGCCAGTCGCAGAATTGCCAAATCGATTGTGCAGCGCCGCAGTGATGCCGTTTTTGAAACCACGATGGATCTGGCGCAGCTTATCGAAAAAGCGCTGCCGCGCAGCAAGCCTGGACAATCCCACGCGGCGACGCGCAGCTTTCAGGCGCTGCGCATCGCGGTGAATAATGAATATGGTGAGCTTTTCGCAGGTTTGCTTGCGGGAGAGCGTGCGTTGCGTGCGGGCGGTTTGTTTTGCGTTGTGAGCTTTCACTCGATTGAAGATCGCATGGTCAAACGGTTTTTTCAAATGCGTGCGGGCCGCGCGGGTTCAAACAATCGTTACGCGCCGCATACTGCGCCATTGCCCACCCAATTTGAACTGGTTTCGCGCAAGCCGATTTTGGGAACGCCCGAAGAAATTGCACAAAACCCACGCGCACGCTCTGCAAAGTTACGTATTGCGCGGCGCACCGCCAGCGCGGCAGGCGGGGTTGTTACACCTTCAGACTTGGGCATGCCGCTCATGGATTTACCGCTATGA